A genome region from Nitrospira sp. includes the following:
- a CDS encoding molybdopterin-dependent oxidoreductase — translation MMQLSRRQFLKVSAGTVAVAAIADKALALTALQPVVEVDNPLGEYPDRSWERVYHDQYRYDSSFTWCCSPNDTHACRIRAFVRNGVVMRVEQNYDHQTYEDLYGNRGTFAHNPRMCLKGFTFHRRVYGPYRLKGPLMRKGWKQWMDDGSPELTSEAKRKYKFSSRFLDDMLRVSWDTAFTYVAKGLIVIGTRYSGEAGARRLREQGYAPEMIEMMKGAGVRCFKHRAGMPILGMMGKHANTRFNNCVLPLLDSWIRKVNPDQAQGGRYWNNYTWHGDQDPSQPWWNGTQNCDVDLSDMRFTKLNTSWGKNFVENKMPEAHWKLESMERGARLVVITPEYNPTASRADYWIPVRPETDGALFLGASKIILDENYQDIDFIKGFTDMPLLVRTDTLQYLDPHEVVKDYQLPDFTKSYSGRVQGLTQDQVQRLGGMMVWDLAKGKAVPLHREQVGVHLTQSGIDPALTGTYRIKLLNGREVDVMPIYQLYTIHLQDYDLDTVHQVNRSPKDLIVRWARDCGTVKPAAIHNGEGVCHYFHMTSMGRAAALVMMLTGNIGKFGTGCHTWSGNYKVGIWQAAPWSGAGASVYLGEDPWNLNLRDDVHGKEIKYRKYYYGEEPGYWNHGDNALIVNTPKYGRKVFTGKTHMPSPSKVRWVVNVNILNNAKHHYDMVKNVDPNIEMLITQDIEMTSDVNHADVAFAVNSWMEFTYPEMTATVSNPWVQIWKGGIRPLYDTRNDLDSFSGVAAKLKEITGDQRMVDTYKFVYQNRVDIYVQRILDASSTFYGYSADVMLKSEKGWMVMCRTYPRHPLWEETNESKPHWTRSGRLETYRIEPEAIEYGENFISHREGPECTPYLPNAIMTTNPYVRPEDYGIPVTAQHHDDKTVRNIKLPWSEIKRHPNPLWEKGYQFYCVTPKTRHRVHSQWSVNDWVQIYESNFGDPYRMDKRTPGVGEHQIHINPQAAKDRGINDGDYCYVDGNPVDRPYRGWKPSDPFYKVSRLMIRAKYNPSYPYHVTMAKHAPYVSTAKSVKGHETRPDGRAIAVDTGYQSNFRYGAQQSFTRSWLMPMHQTDSLPGKQANSLKFKWGFEIDHHAVNTVPKECLIRITKAEDGGIGARGPWEPVRTGFTPGQENEFMIKWLKGEHIKIKV, via the coding sequence ATGATGCAGTTATCCCGCAGGCAGTTCTTGAAGGTCTCGGCGGGGACGGTCGCAGTGGCTGCCATTGCCGACAAGGCCTTGGCATTGACCGCGTTGCAACCGGTCGTCGAGGTCGACAATCCCTTGGGTGAGTATCCGGATCGGTCGTGGGAGCGTGTCTATCACGATCAATATCGGTATGACTCGTCCTTCACCTGGTGCTGCTCACCGAACGACACGCACGCCTGTCGCATTCGGGCGTTCGTTCGAAACGGTGTCGTCATGCGCGTGGAGCAGAACTACGATCACCAAACCTATGAAGACCTCTACGGCAACCGCGGCACGTTCGCGCACAATCCGCGCATGTGCTTGAAGGGCTTCACCTTCCACCGTCGCGTGTACGGTCCCTATCGCTTGAAGGGTCCGTTGATGCGGAAGGGCTGGAAGCAGTGGATGGACGACGGTTCCCCTGAACTGACGTCGGAGGCGAAGCGGAAATATAAGTTCAGCAGCCGGTTCTTGGATGACATGCTTCGCGTGTCCTGGGATACGGCCTTTACCTACGTCGCCAAGGGATTGATCGTCATCGGTACTCGGTATAGCGGTGAAGCCGGCGCCCGTCGTCTCCGCGAGCAGGGGTATGCGCCGGAAATGATTGAAATGATGAAGGGCGCGGGCGTGCGCTGCTTCAAGCACCGTGCCGGAATGCCGATCCTCGGCATGATGGGAAAACATGCCAATACCCGGTTTAACAATTGCGTGCTGCCTTTATTGGATAGTTGGATTCGCAAGGTGAATCCGGACCAGGCGCAGGGCGGACGCTACTGGAACAACTACACCTGGCACGGCGATCAAGACCCGTCTCAACCCTGGTGGAACGGGACGCAGAACTGCGACGTCGATCTTTCCGACATGCGCTTTACCAAGTTGAATACGAGCTGGGGAAAGAACTTCGTCGAGAACAAGATGCCGGAAGCGCACTGGAAGTTGGAGAGCATGGAGCGGGGGGCTCGCCTCGTCGTCATCACTCCTGAGTATAACCCCACCGCGAGCCGCGCGGATTATTGGATTCCAGTGCGTCCCGAGACGGATGGCGCGTTGTTCCTCGGCGCCTCAAAAATCATTCTCGATGAAAACTACCAGGATATCGATTTTATTAAGGGCTTTACGGACATGCCGTTGCTCGTACGGACGGATACGCTGCAGTATTTGGATCCGCATGAGGTGGTGAAAGACTATCAGCTCCCGGATTTCACCAAGTCATACTCCGGACGCGTGCAGGGATTAACCCAAGATCAGGTACAGCGCCTTGGCGGCATGATGGTCTGGGACCTGGCGAAGGGGAAGGCTGTGCCGCTCCATCGTGAGCAGGTCGGGGTTCATCTGACTCAGAGCGGCATCGACCCGGCCTTAACGGGCACCTATCGGATCAAATTGCTCAACGGGCGTGAAGTCGACGTCATGCCCATCTATCAACTGTATACGATTCACCTCCAGGACTATGACCTGGATACCGTGCACCAGGTGAATCGTTCACCGAAGGATCTGATTGTTCGCTGGGCGCGGGACTGCGGTACCGTCAAACCAGCGGCCATCCACAACGGTGAGGGCGTGTGCCACTATTTCCATATGACCTCAATGGGCCGAGCGGCGGCGTTGGTGATGATGCTGACGGGCAATATCGGAAAGTTCGGCACGGGTTGTCATACCTGGTCCGGTAACTACAAGGTCGGCATCTGGCAGGCGGCGCCATGGTCCGGCGCAGGAGCGAGTGTCTACTTGGGCGAAGATCCTTGGAATTTGAATCTCAGGGACGATGTCCACGGCAAGGAAATTAAGTATCGCAAATATTATTACGGTGAAGAGCCGGGCTATTGGAACCACGGCGACAATGCCTTGATCGTCAACACGCCGAAGTACGGCCGTAAGGTGTTCACCGGCAAGACCCATATGCCAAGTCCCAGCAAGGTTCGATGGGTGGTGAACGTGAATATTCTGAACAACGCCAAGCACCACTATGACATGGTGAAAAACGTCGATCCGAACATCGAGATGCTGATCACGCAGGACATCGAGATGACCTCGGACGTCAACCATGCCGACGTGGCCTTCGCCGTGAATTCCTGGATGGAGTTTACCTATCCGGAAATGACGGCCACCGTGTCGAATCCATGGGTGCAGATCTGGAAGGGCGGTATCCGCCCGCTGTACGACACCAGGAACGATCTCGATTCCTTCTCTGGGGTCGCCGCCAAGCTGAAGGAAATTACCGGCGACCAGCGGATGGTGGATACCTATAAGTTCGTGTATCAGAATCGCGTGGATATTTACGTGCAGCGCATTCTCGATGCCTCGAGTACGTTTTACGGATACAGCGCCGATGTGATGTTGAAATCGGAAAAGGGCTGGATGGTGATGTGCCGTACCTATCCCCGCCACCCGCTCTGGGAAGAGACCAACGAGTCCAAGCCGCACTGGACGCGATCGGGACGCTTGGAGACCTATCGCATTGAGCCGGAAGCGATCGAATACGGCGAAAACTTCATTTCACACCGGGAAGGCCCGGAGTGTACGCCGTATCTGCCGAACGCCATCATGACGACCAATCCCTATGTCCGACCGGAGGACTATGGAATTCCCGTGACGGCGCAGCACCATGACGACAAAACGGTGCGAAACATTAAGCTGCCGTGGTCGGAAATCAAGCGGCATCCGAACCCGTTGTGGGAGAAGGGCTACCAGTTCTACTGCGTGACGCCCAAGACCCGGCATCGGGTGCATAGCCAATGGTCGGTGAACGACTGGGTGCAGATTTATGAGTCGAACTTCGGCGATCCGTACCGCATGGACAAACGGACACCGGGTGTCGGCGAGCACCAAATCCATATCAATCCGCAAGCGGCGAAAGACCGCGGCATCAACGACGGCGACTACTGTTATGTCGACGGGAACCCGGTGGACCGGCCCTATCGCGGCTGGAAGCCCTCGGATCCGTTCTACAAGGTGTCCCGGTTGATGATTCGTGCGAAGTACAATCCATCGTATCCGTATCATGTGACGATGGCCAAACATGCTCCCTATGTATCCACGGCGAAGTCGGTGAAAGGGCACGAGACGCGGCCGGACGGACGCGCCATTGCGGTGGACACCGGCTACCAGTCCAACTTCCGGTACGGCGCGCAACAGTCGTTCACTAGAAGCTGGTTGATGCCGATGCACCAAACGGACTCTTTGCCGGGTAAGCAGGCGAACTCCCTGAAGTTCAAGTGGGGATTCGAAATCGATCACCACGCGGTCAACACGGTTCCGAAGGAATGCTTGATCCGCATCACCAAGGCGGAAGATGGCGGTATCGGAGCCCGTGGTCCGTGGGAACCAGTCCGGACCGGCTTCACGCCGGGTCAGGAAAACGAGTTCATGATCAAGTGGCTGAAGGGTGAACATATCAAAATTAAAGTCTAG
- a CDS encoding sigma 54-interacting transcriptional regulator yields MLREGGHVLHNLALNYRTLLSVTNVLNSQRNRQSLFRAVTDQLAKVLRWERAGITVYDLESDAFRFYAMETNLPKVVLRSDAMIPHARSAIGWVYDHHQVHVRPYLQKERLFVEDESYLQEGLGRMINLPMVVQEACLGTLNIGSIEEGYPDPAEVDFLQQVATQIGFAIAHVNAYEEIHRLKQQLVRENVYLEEQLNASQDFGIVVGRSQTFEHVLTLARQAAPTNATVMVTGETGTGKEVLARAIHEQSLRRDRAFVRLNCAALPAGLIESELFGHERGAFTGAEQQRIGRFELADGGTLFLDEIGEMPLEAQAKLLRVLQDGLVDRVGGATAIPVDVRVIAATNTDLQRAIQQGRFRSDLYYRLNVFPIHMPPLRERPEDIPILARYFLRVHSQRLKRQCEDFDGLSMERLVHYAWPGNVRELENIVERGLILCRDRLLRIDPAMVNAHVSTESTPRRTLHDEERHHILQTLTLLDWRIEGLGGAADQLGLAPSTLRSRMLKLAIRRPSRT; encoded by the coding sequence TTGCTCCGAGAGGGGGGGCACGTCCTGCATAACCTTGCGCTCAACTATCGCACGCTGTTGTCCGTCACCAATGTGCTGAATTCTCAGCGCAACCGACAGAGTTTGTTTCGCGCCGTCACGGATCAGTTGGCGAAAGTGCTTCGGTGGGAGCGGGCTGGAATCACGGTGTACGATTTGGAATCGGACGCATTCCGGTTTTATGCGATGGAGACGAATCTCCCGAAGGTGGTGCTCAGAAGCGATGCGATGATTCCCCACGCGCGCAGCGCAATAGGGTGGGTCTACGATCATCATCAGGTGCATGTGCGGCCCTACCTTCAGAAAGAACGACTGTTTGTCGAGGACGAGAGTTATCTGCAGGAAGGGCTTGGTCGCATGATCAACCTTCCCATGGTCGTTCAGGAGGCCTGTCTTGGAACGTTGAACATCGGCAGCATCGAGGAGGGGTATCCGGACCCGGCCGAAGTCGATTTTCTTCAGCAGGTGGCAACGCAGATCGGCTTCGCCATCGCGCACGTCAACGCCTATGAAGAAATCCACCGTTTGAAACAACAGCTGGTGCGAGAAAATGTGTATTTGGAGGAGCAACTCAACGCCAGTCAGGATTTCGGCATCGTCGTCGGGCGAAGCCAGACCTTCGAGCATGTGCTGACGCTCGCTCGCCAGGCGGCTCCGACGAACGCCACCGTGATGGTAACGGGGGAGACCGGAACGGGCAAGGAGGTTCTGGCACGCGCCATCCATGAGCAAAGTTTGCGGCGCGACCGTGCCTTTGTGCGACTGAACTGTGCGGCGCTCCCTGCAGGGTTGATCGAAAGCGAGTTGTTCGGCCACGAACGGGGCGCGTTTACGGGCGCCGAACAGCAACGGATCGGCCGATTTGAGCTCGCCGATGGCGGCACCTTGTTTTTGGATGAAATCGGCGAGATGCCGCTGGAGGCGCAGGCGAAGCTGTTGCGGGTCCTCCAGGACGGTCTGGTTGATCGGGTCGGAGGCGCAACGGCCATTCCAGTGGATGTCCGGGTGATTGCCGCCACGAACACCGATTTGCAACGGGCGATCCAGCAGGGGCGTTTTCGCAGCGATTTGTACTATCGGTTGAACGTCTTTCCCATCCATATGCCTCCGCTCAGAGAGCGCCCGGAGGACATTCCCATCCTCGCCCGGTATTTCCTGCGGGTTCATTCCCAACGGCTGAAGCGACAGTGTGAGGACTTCGACGGACTGTCGATGGAGCGATTGGTGCATTATGCCTGGCCGGGAAATGTGCGGGAGCTGGAGAACATTGTGGAGCGTGGCCTGATTCTGTGTCGCGATCGCCTGTTGCGTATCGATCCGGCGATGGTGAATGCGCACGTCTCCACCGAATCCACTCCTCGGCGAACGCTGCATGACGAGGAACGACACCATATTCTTCAAACGCTCACGCTGCTCGATTGGCGCATCGAAGGCCTTGGCGGAGCTGCCGACCAGTTGGGGTTGGCCCCGAGCACGCTCCGCAGCCGGATGCTAAAATTGGCTATTCGGCGTCCCTCCCGTACGTAA